The genomic stretch ttcattttattagctttgatccagccttctagtctattctggtcaCTCTGAATGTCaatcctctcctctggagtattagctattcctcctagtttggtgtttCCTTTTCCAATCGAGCTCCTTGGGCTGATTTCTAGTTAAGATTCtgggtttaaaaataattaacaatcaataatcaataatctaCATTGTGACCAAACTCTTGACTGGAGCCTGGGACGCTCTAGGCACTCCAAGCCAGGCGTAAAAGCGGCCGTCTCTATGGTTTCGCATTGACCGGACGTTGCTTCTCAGCGACTGAACTCTTTAATTGCCGCCTGGGACGCTCTAGGCACTCCCAGCGAGGCACAGAAGACCCAAGACTCTATGGTTTGGCGttgggaggagcagagagaaagagggaaggaagggctcCCTGCGGGGAGTGCACACCATTTCCGCTTCCGCCGCGGCCATTTTCTTGGTTTTGTTGCTGCCGGAGGGGAAGCGGGCGTTTAGAGGCGATGAGGCCCATCCCGGTGACGGCGGCGCGGTGCCTTTCGGTGAGTGAGGCCGAGCTGGCGGTGATGGGGAGCGGGCGAGCCGCCTGGCTTCGTGGGGAAGGAGCCGGAGGAGACGGCGCTCCTTAGCGACCTTGGTTCGGGCGTCCCAAGGAggaaggttttggacttcagctcccagaatccctgtctATTGGCcgacgtggctgaggcttctgggaaatgaagtccaaaagctcttaaagggcgCACAGTTTGGGGGGAGCCCTGTTAGAGAGAGATTGCAACGGtttccaaactgtgccctttaagagagtttggacttcatctcccagaagcctcagccacgtcgGCCAATAGACAGGGATtgtgggggctgaagtccaaaaacccttGAAGCTTTCTGTTGCATTAcaaaaagtggtgtgtgtgtgtatccatctatctatatctatctatctatataattgtttctcttttcctactgctttccacttaaAATACCAAGCATTACTGCCTTTTCTATTGAGTCTTGATTACGCTTTTATTATTGCCATGGACTTGTTCTGGCTCTAACCTGTGATTCTCCCTGCtctcttcttcagaggaggttttattCCCTCAAAATTGCACCTAAAGCTGAAGCTGCAGCCGCCGGACAAGCGCAAATACAGCTGCACCCCCAGGAGCTTGAGGTCAGTCTAAAGTAGAAACTGCATTGTGTTTTAATGGATCTAATAATCGGAAGATATCATGGAAGAGAAGTGTGATTTTTAACCTGCCGTCTCCTCCCCTAAATGCAGATTACAAAGCTACCCAATGGCTTGGTGATCGCCTCTTTGGAAAACTACTCTCCAGTTTCAAGAATCGGTGTCTTCGTCAAAGCAGGCAGCAGATATGAGTCCACCGCTAATTTGGGGACCTCTCACCTGCTCCGTCTTGCATCAAACCTGGTGGGTTTTCCTCTTTTCGTTTAGTCTTTTAAGATTGGATTCAGGCTTCTGCTTAGAACTGTGACTCTAAAACCGGGAGTGGAGGGAGTGTGCTACCCTTATACCATGTGAGGCTTTAAAAGGCCTCTAATCAGGCCtgtgaactcccccccccccaaaaggcgtTTGTGCTCCCCCTCACAAGCCTccagggcagtggttcccaacctgtgggtcaggagccctttgaccctttcatggggggcCGCCCATTGGAAAACTCCTATTTacttacagttatgaagtagcaacgaaaataatttcatgggtttgggtcaccacaacatgaggaactgtattaaagggtttagaaaggttgggaaccactgctccaggGGATGTCACTCTCCAGTTTATCCCAGCGGAAGATTTTTATTCCAGA from Sceloporus undulatus isolate JIND9_A2432 ecotype Alabama unplaced genomic scaffold, SceUnd_v1.1 scaffold_7942, whole genome shotgun sequence encodes the following:
- the LOC121918297 gene encoding cytochrome b-c1 complex subunit 2, mitochondrial-like yields the protein MRPIPVTAARCLSRRFYSLKIAPKAEAAAAGQAQIQLHPQELEITKLPNGLVIASLENYSPVSRIGVFVKAGSRYESTANLGTSHLLRLASNL